ATTATACAAATATTTAAATATGTGAGTAACATTCAAAATGTATATTAATTGTGTAAAACGGTTGACAGAAAAAAATTGTGTAAAACAAATATCTATATATAAACATGAAAATATATACATGCACGGTTGTGTGGATCAAAATCTAGTTATATATTAAAACAGAAGTCACAACCTTGATTCATGTGTGATTTTTTTTAAAAATATACCTAATCGACCTATTCCTAGAAAATAATGTTACATTTAATCTATAATCTTATCATTTAAATTTTGGGCCCACCAGAAATTTTTAGCAGAAATTTTTACTGAGCTATCAATAATTAGATTTAAACAATCGATTATTCATTGGATTTATATATAGTATAAATTAAATAGATATAATTTAATGTTGTAATACTATATTTCCATATGTTAATTATTTAAATATATGTCGATGTTAACTATTAAAATTATAAAGATTTTTTTTAAATAACAAAAAATCATATTATCTAACAATGATTAATCTTTACTACCTTAAACCAATGAAAATAAATTTTAAACTATATAGTTAATTTAAAAATTAAATAAAAACTAAATTTTTAATTATTTACACGATAATATAAATCTATGAAGCGAAAAGTTTAATTTTTTAAAAACTTTCTAAATTTGTGAAATGTTACAATATTTTTGAATATGACAATAAAACAATATTTTACTAATCTTTATATATATATATAAATACATGTGAAAGTTTGAAACAATATATTCAATGAAAAATATACCGTAAACTTATTATGTTTAAAAAATTGATAGACACATATATATTATAATATATAAAAATTTATAAATGAAAATAAAATATTTATATAAAAATAAATGAAAAAAAATCTGCGCGGTTGCGCGGATCGAGATCTAGTTTTATTAAAAGAATATCAGCCCTATCGTATCCTTACCATAAAATCTTGCTGATCCATTTGGACTTTCAATATCCCTAAATTACTTAAAAAAATATATGAGAAAATTACGGTCAAAGATACAATTTCACTTTGCAATTACACTCTAAGGCCATAGTGCTTGAAGAGCACTTTCTGAAGATGCTTTTACGACCATACCCTTTAACCAAGTTGATCTCTTTCTACGTAAGAAAACAATTTGTTTCATTTATTGTTTTTTCTTTTTCTTATCAATCTAAAGCATATTTATCTCGTTGCGAACTAATTGTTTATCTTTTTCCAGAACTTTAATTTTTTCATTTCCCAATTCATATTCCATTGCGAAATCTTTGTCCATATTAATTCAAAGTGTTAGTGGTTACTTGTGTCGTCGTAAATTTCCATTTTTTTCTTGTTTCCAGATTATCTAATCAGGTTTAACATATGCTGAAGAATCAAGCACGCAAAAAAAAAAAAAACCAGTTCAATCAAGTTTTGTGAGAACATGGAGGATGCCATTGCTACTGCTTCTACCACCGTAGAAGCCGCCGCAGCAAGTAGTTCCTAAGATTTCTGAGTTGTTAGTCACTTCAATCTCTTTGATGATGAAGAAAATAGATCCAGTGGAGGCTGTGGCGGTAATGGAGGAGGTGGTTACGGAGATGGAAAACGTGAGGGTAGATACAAGACACTCGTGGATACAATGGTGGTGGATGTGGTTCTTCGAAAGGTGGAGTTGGTGGTGGTATAGTGGAGGTGGCTGTGGATACCGGAGTGGAGGTTGTGGTGGTTATGGATACGAAGGTGGTAGTGGATACAGAGGTTGATACGTTTGGAAACTTTGTTGATGAAACTTCGTTCACAAACCTCATTCACACAATCTCTTCCATGGAACTCCGTTAAAAAAACTTTAGTTGCAATTTTTTGGTCAATTTGAAATTAGTTATTGTCCTTTTGATGATAAATTTACTATATATGAAAGAAAGCTTGATCATCTTTTTTGAAAATGATGAACTTATAACCCACTAAAACCATCCACAAGACTTCATCCACGAAATCTCGTCTACAAAATCTCTTGCAAGATTAAAAACCTCGTCCACGAAAATTCGTCCACGAAACCTCCTCACACGTTTACATATCTCCCATCCACGACTGCACCATCCATATATATATATACATATATATTATAAATTTTACAAGAAATATATACATTATGGACATCAAAATGTACAAGAGAAAAAATAATAATTTGTTTATGCATAAATATAAAATTTTATACATTATAATTTGCAATAGTGACCAATAAAATATATTGGGGAAATACATAACCAATTAATATGTCAACTAAACTAATAAAACAACTAATAAACTACCTTTATGCTTTCCCTTACGGCATCCAATCTTGTTTCCTCAAAAGGGTATTGGCAGAAGGGTATTATGGTTTCAATATTGCATCGAAACCAGCAATTGTATCCTACAAACATAAAGTGTCTAATTGAGTATGAAGAAAGAAAAATGTGTCTAAATATGTAACTCTCTCAAAATATATTTTATACTAGGGGTTGGCCCGCCCTACGGACGGGTAAGTTTACATTAAAACTATTTATATTTAAATATTATAAATCATTGAAACTTTATTTTATATTGAAAATAATAAATATAATATGTTTTTATTCTAAGATCATATGGTAATTATTTTTTGATAAAATATCAAATTTATTGAACTATCAAAAGAATGTTATATACGAATCAAACTCTTTTAAGAACTGAAAAGCTCTTCTGTAGATGTAAAAACTACTCATAAGTTGTTACTTCAAACCATTTTCTTAATAACCCTTCTAGCTTATAATTTGGCTTGTAATGGAGTGAACTAATCATGTTCTTCACTGCCTTGTTTATTATCCCTCGCATGTTGTTTGTAGAAATTCTCGGCTTCTTTTTTATTAGCCCTCGCATATTGTAAATTTTATTTTGTTGGTTTGAGTTGACCACTAACAATATTTTTGTTAGAGAACACAAAATTATTAAATAAAAAATTAAGGAAAATAAAATGATTTATATATTTTTGTTTGATTTCTATTTCAATTTCATATAGTTGAAAAAATATAAAGTAAGAATAGCTACTTTTTCCTAAGAGTATCAGATTTTTCAATAACTAATTTCATATAGTTGAAAAAAAAATATAAAGTAATAATTTTTCACAATAATAAATTAATACACAAACTCCAAGCCAAATCATTGAAAATCAAATATAATGTGATAAAATTATAAAATTTAATTTTTAAAATAATAGACAAATAATTTCAACAATGTCATAAATAATAATTAGTACATATTATGTAACATCAAATGATGTTTTATAATATATGTTTGTTTCAGTTTATATTAGATTTTCAATTTATGAAAAGGTAAGTTTATTATTTTAGTTAAAAATGACTTCTGTAATATTTAAAAATTAATTATGTAAAATATTTAGTATACATTAATAAATCAAATTTATTATAATTTGTTGAATATGTATTTAGTAAAATCTTTTTTTAAAATCGGAGACTCTTTAATCATGCAACTTATGCTTTAATCTTGTTTATTTAAATCGTTGTGGCAGGTAATGAGATTGTTTACTTGAGAATTAGTGATAAATAGTTGTATTGTAAAGATAACTGTGTTGTAAAAGATAATGTTCTACTCATCAATATATCATTGCCTAAATTTTAAAATCTTTATGTTTTTATCTGGAGGTTTAACATTTTATTATTATTATGTTTTGGCTGTAGCTGAAAGAGTGTATTGACAATGATATGCAACACTAAGCCGATAAGGCAAACTTAAATCCAGTTTTGGTGTTATATTATTCTTGTTTCATGTAGAAACTCTGAGTCTCTAACTTTGTTGTGTTCTTAGAGAATGTACATAATCAATTGATTCAGATTCAACTGCTTCTTACAATAGCTATCTTTGTTGTTGTCTTTTTGTTGGCTGCGAGTTTTTGGGATATATCTCCTTGAAACTGTTTTTAGAGATGAGGCGATGTTCCAATGGTGACATTCGTATAATAGGTTTATTTTTCCTATTATAAGAGAATTTTTACCATTGGTATAATGGAGCGTAAGGTTAATCTCTTAAGTCAATTCTCAAAGATAAACAAATTTGAACGTGAAACTGTTTTTTTAAATTTAATAATAATCTGTTATGTTCAGATTTAGATGCACCATAAGAGCAAACAAACATTGAAAACGGCAGGGGAACACTTTTTGGAATGATTAAAGCCGATAATGGTGATGTGTGAGATGGTTAGGCTGTAAGATATATGTACGGTGTAGGTCTTCATCGATTCCATAAGACTTATTTATAGGTCGAGCTTGTATATGTTACAGAAACCGTTCGTAAACCTGAATAAATGAGGTGGAGTGAGAGGAGAGGTGAGGTGGAGTTTAATGACTGAATTAAAGTATGTGTTCAAGAAAAAGAGAAAACGTTACAGAAAATCTAATCGGAAACCATGGCAAACGATAGGGTTATTGGGCCGAAGAGGAAGGGGAAGATAAAATTGATCTAACTCTGCCAAAGCGTACCACAGTTATGAAAGTAAGAAGGACCCAAAAATAACTAGAGTCCATCAATGCTTTGCACTGAACGAACAGATTCAGAAAGAATAAGAAGTTGTCTCTCTTGCTCGACATGTGTCGAGAAAAGGGATATGAAGGGTGATGTGGCGCATTGTGGAGCCTTTTTCTTCTACTTTATCATTATAAATTATAAATAGATACTAAATCGCAAGTCATTTGGCCAATTAAGATCTGCCAAATATCTTTTATATACTTAAAAAATATATTTTAATCATATGATAAAATAGATTTGATATAAAGAAAATATTTTCTTACTTTTAAAATATATAGTAATTTAAGTTACTTTTTAATCATATGATAAAATAGATTTGATATAAAGAAAATATTTTCTTACTTTTATAACATATCTTATGTTGTTTAAGAGTATATTTTAAAGAGATTATTATTTCCTTTTTAATATCAAACTTGCTTTTTGTAAACTTTCCTTTTTATGAAATTACATTATATATATAAAGTACATTTTCATGCTCATATCATATGAGTCATATGTTTATAAAATATATTTTCCTATAATATGTTTTCCTTTTGTAAATATAATTTTTGTTTTTATTTTAATATTTTGTTTTTATTATATATCTTATTTGGGAAAATAGAAAAAGAAAATTAAAATTAAAATATAGTTGACAAAAATTATAAAATAAAATTAAAATTATAATAACTATATTTAATATTTTAATTTATTAAGATTATATTTTTAAATAACCATTGTAAGAATTAACGTGAATGCGACACATAAGAAAATAATTTTTTTTTAACAACTACTTCTCCGATAATATATAAAGATGGTTTTTAATATTTGTTTGCTTCAAAAATTTACGGATATCCATAAATGAATAACGAATAGAATCAAAATTAACGAATAAAATACCCTCCCTATATATATATATATATATATATTATATATGCTCCCTTAGGCCGTTTGCGTAAACTTGAGATTTTCATCAATTATTTGTTACATTTTTTCCTTTTTTCTTTTGGTTATAAGTTAGTTATTGGCTTATGACCAAGAAAAAATAAAAGTTTAGTTACAAAAAATGTAAGTAGAATCTGTCTGCGGTATATGATTTCTCCATTATCATGCTGCCTAACATACTGGAAAAAGTGAAATAAAAAAAAAGTTCTTAGAAAAAGCTTCAAAAAACTGGTAGTGAATTTTTGAACAAAAAAAAGAAAGAAAAGAAACTAGTAGTGAATTAAAACACGTAATGAAGATATGTTAGTAAAATGATTGGTTTTCATAAACCACACGTGGTATTAATGTTCGATTTTGTCAAAAAAAAAAAAGAAGTTTTTGATAATCTCGAAAAGAAGTAAGATTAAAATATAACATAAACAATAGTATATGTTAGTATATGGGGTAAAGAACGTCGGAAGTGGTCGGAAGTGGCTAAGCTTAGTAGCGACAGAATTGGAAAAGATAGAGGCGTTGCAGATTTGCTTCCCAGACTTCAAAATTATCTATGTGCCATGAGTGTGCAATCAGTTTTCGAAATTTTTAGCTAAGACTGATAGGACCGTTCGTATGAATTTACTTTTCATTGGTTGTTCTATTCCGGTCTGGTTATCCAGGTTTGAATAATAGAATGACCGTTCGACGTAAAAAAAAAACACTAATAATATATAACAACATATTTATTTGATTTATGGTATAAAAAATCTACTCAGATATATGAAATTGACAAATTAGTGAACACCCACGTTGCACATGCTCTTAAAAGCCACCTAATTTATATTGAAATAAACATTGAAGAAATACATAAAAATAAAAACTTTACAGCCTTAAAAAATATATATTAGAAAAACAACTATGGGCAGAGAGAGATAGAACTGTAAAGGACGTCGGGAGGAAGACCGTTGACGAAGTCAAAACCGAACAGCAACCGTCGATCTGAGGCGGCTCAAATCTCGTCCACACAAATCTTTCCATCTCCCTTCTTCTTCCTCGCAGTTACCGCGAAAACTCATCTGAAACTCGTCTTCTCATTTCAGTCCCTCATCTAACTGTAATATAATTATATATATAAAGGAGTCACACAATACCTTCAGATTCACTATACCTCAAAGCACAACAAGTCAAGCTTGAAGTTGACTTAGCGCGTCATCGATTGAAAGAGAGAGAGAGAGAGAGAGAGATGAACAACGCCGGCGGCCAATATCCAGATTTTCCGGCGGTGCAGACGCACGGAGGACAGTTCATAAGCTACGATATCTTCGGTAGTTTATTCGAGGTCACATCCAAGTACCGTCCTCCGATTGTTCCAATCGGTCGGGGCGCATACGGCATCGTTTGGTATGTTCGCTGATCTTCTTATTTCTGGAGAGATCGGAGTTTTGATATTTTTTTTTGTAAATTGGGATTGGTGAAGCTCTGTGTTGGATTCGGAGACGAACGAGCTTGTGGCGATGAAGAAGATAGCCAACGCCTTTGATAATCACATGGACGCCAAGCGTACACTTCGCGAGATCAAGCTTCTTCGTCATCTCGATCATGAAAACGTTTGTATATTTCTTGATTAATATCTTCTGAAATTAGATGAATAATTATATTAATACGGTTGTTTTTATTACAGATCATAGCTATAAGAGATGTGGTTCCTCCACCACTTAGAAGAGAGTTCAGTGATGTTTATATCGCCACTGAGTTAATGGACACTGATCTTCATCAAATCATCAGATCCAACCAGGGCTTGTCTGAGGAACACTGTCAGGTAATAAAACTAGTCCTCTTGTTTTTTTTTTTGAAGATTACTAATTTGTTTCAAGAAACATGAGACTGACATGAATCTTCTTGAAACAGTACTTCCTGTACCAGCTTCTTCGAGGGCTCAAGTACATCCACTCGGCTAAAGTTATCCACAGGGATCTAAAGCCTAGCAATCTTCTCCTGAACGCCAACTGCGATTTAAAGATCTGTGATTTTGGTCTTGCTAGACCCACTTCAGAGAACGAGTTTATGACTGAATATGTTGTTACCAGATGGTATAGAGCACCTGAGCTTCTGCTCAACTCATCTGATTACACAGCTGCTATAGATGTTTGGTCTGTTGGTTGTATCTTTATGGAGCTCATGAACAGAAAGCCTTTGTTCCCTGGCAAAGACCATGTCCATCAGATGCGCTTATTGACAGAGGTAACAAAGCAAAAATACATATTCTTTTTAGCATGGATTCAAGATTGGGCCTGTTTTGTAATATGTGTGAATCTTGCAGTTGCTTGGCACGCCGACAGAATCAGATCTCGGGTTTACACACAACGAGGATGCCAAAAGATACATCCGGCAGCTTCCCAACTTCCCTCGCCAACCGTTAGCTAAACTGTTCTCTCATGTTAACTCATTGGCCATTGATCTAGTTGACAGAATGTTGACGTTTGACCCCAACAAAAGAATCACTGGTAAGTGTATTATACGTGTACATGTTCTCTGTTTCTGTCTTCTCATCATCATGGTTTGATTCAAACTTAGTTAAAACGTATTATTCTTGTTGCTGTGTGTAGTTGAAGAAGCTCTGAATCACCCGTACCTAGCCAAGTTGCACGACCCGAATGATGAGCCAATCTGTCTAAAGCCATTCTCTTTCGACTTTGAACAACAACCTCTAGACGAGGAACAGATAAAAGAGATGATCTACAGGGAAGCCATTGCACTCAATCCAACATATGCTTAGAAGAGCAGCAACCGAATGAATGGCCAAATATCCTGCCCTCTAGCATCTTTGCTTGTTCTTTTATTCATGTACCTTTTTTCCATGTGTAATCCTATTTGTTTGTTTAACATTGTATTACTGCTAGTGAGTGAGTGCATGTAGCTCTTATGTAAAAGTACTCCAGCTATGAAATATTTACTTCACACTTTTTTACTTCACATACAAAAGGAATATAGTATAGAGTTCTGTAATATTCTCATCAAGCCTGACTTTCCTATTCTCAAAATTAGTGGGTTCCATCATGGTATTGTTAGTAGTCTATTCACATTCAATGCTCTTTTTTTTTATGATCTTGGCTCTAGGTAGCTGCTTGCATTATTGAAGTATGTATGGCCAAATCATTGGAAATAATTTGGCAAATGGGTACTAATTTAGCAATATCCATTACAAGACAATTTTTAGAGTTGACTTATTAAAAGTTAGATAGGATAAAAATGTTGTCTTCACACAGGCTGTTCGAAGCTGGCAGTGATGGCTCAACACACATCAAATGAAAAGCTTTGTGTTTTATACCTTTTTTTTAACGTTTCTTGTTGGAGGGTGCTGCTCGTGGAGAATAAAATATCGTGACCACCATCGAAAGTCATCTTCTTTAAACATTGTCTTTAGTGTATCATTGCTTATGTATATCTTCCAGCATTTCAGGCCATTTATAACAAACAAACAGAAACAGGTAGAAGCTCTCTACTTGATTTAGAGACATGGCAGGTGATGCAGAAACACAAATATCAAGCACCAAACGCCATGGTGGAGGTTGGATCACCTTTCCGTTTATGATAGGTGAGAGATTCTGTTTCTCTGTTTTCATCTTTCACATAACCCTTAGAGCTTAGAACAAGAACCTTACAGGTAATCTATCTATGTTTCTATGGTGCAGCGACGTTGTTAGGCCTGACAATAGCTGCGTGGGGATGGTTACTAAACTTGATCGTCTACCTGATTGAGGAATTCAACGTGAAGAGCATCGCAGCAGCTCAGATTACCAACATTTTCAGTGGCTGCATCTGTATGGTTCCAGCCATTGGAGCCATTGCTGCTGACTCTTTCTTTGGAACCATCCCTGTTATCTCAGTTTCTGCTTTCGTTTCTCTTATCGGCGTATCTCTGCTGACACTAACAGCTGCGCTTGACTCTTTAAGACCCAACCCCTGTGACACTGCTTCAAGCCTATGCCAATCACCTTCGAAAAGCCAGCTCGGTGTTCTTTATACGGCCATAACTCTAGCCTCTATAGGAACAGGTGGGACACGGTTTACTTTAGCAGCCGCTGGTGCGAACCAGTACGAGAAAACTAAAGACCAAGGCAGCTTTTTCAACTGGTTTTTCTTCACAA
The DNA window shown above is from Brassica oleracea var. oleracea cultivar TO1000 chromosome C3, BOL, whole genome shotgun sequence and carries:
- the LOC106334002 gene encoding mitogen-activated protein kinase 3, with translation MNNAGGQYPDFPAVQTHGGQFISYDIFGSLFEVTSKYRPPIVPIGRGAYGIVCSVLDSETNELVAMKKIANAFDNHMDAKRTLREIKLLRHLDHENIIAIRDVVPPPLRREFSDVYIATELMDTDLHQIIRSNQGLSEEHCQYFLYQLLRGLKYIHSAKVIHRDLKPSNLLLNANCDLKICDFGLARPTSENEFMTEYVVTRWYRAPELLLNSSDYTAAIDVWSVGCIFMELMNRKPLFPGKDHVHQMRLLTELLGTPTESDLGFTHNEDAKRYIRQLPNFPRQPLAKLFSHVNSLAIDLVDRMLTFDPNKRITVEEALNHPYLAKLHDPNDEPICLKPFSFDFEQQPLDEEQIKEMIYREAIALNPTYA